Within Vannielia litorea, the genomic segment GTAGCCCGGCCCGTCCGGCCCCTTGTCATACTGGCCGCGCACGATGTGATGCGGATCCACCTCGTCGAGCGCCCGGATCACCTTCAGCTTCTCGTCGCGCACCGCGTCGGGGTCGAACTTGGCGGGCGGCTCCATGGCAATGAGGCACAAAAGCTGCATCAGGTGGTTCTGCACCATGTCCCGCATCGCGCCCGACTTGTCGTAATAGGAGCCGCGCCCGCCCACGCCCACCGTCTCGGCCACGGTGATCTGGATGTGGTCGACGTACTGGCTGTTCCACAGCGGCTCGAACAGCATGTTGCCAAAGCGGACGGCCATGAGGTTCTGCACCGTCTCCTTGCCGAGGTAGTGGTCGATCCGGTAGATCTGGTGCTCCTCGAAATGCGCGGCCAGCGAGGCGTTCAGCGCCCTGGCCGAGCCGAGATCGTGGCCGAAGGGCTTTTCCACCACGATCCGCGCATCATCGCCGGCAATGCCGTGGCTCTTCAGCCGTTCGGCGAGGTCGCCGAAGAGGCTGGGACCGACCGAGAAGTAGAAGGCCTTGACCACGCCATCGCGCATCAGCCCCTTCAGCTCTGGCCAGCCGCCCTCGCCCTTGGCGTCGATCGCCACGTAGTCGAGCCGTTCGAGAAAGTCTCCCACCCCGGCCACGTCGGACTTGTGGCGCGGGTCGCCGAACTCCTCGATCGCCTCCTTGACCATCTGCTGATAGCCAGCCCGGTCGAGCTCGGAGCGCGCCGCGCCGATGATCCGCGCCTCCTTGGGCATCTGCCCCGAGGCCATCCGGCGGTAGAGGCCGGGCAGGATCTTGCGTCGGGCGAGGTCGCCCGTGCCGCCGAAAATCACGAGGTCGAACGGATCGACGGGAATGACGCGTGAAACCATGGGTTCTCCCTGCGGATCGGCGCCTCTCCGGGCGGCGTTAGCGCTAACGGCCCCGGTTTACCCGCAAGCCTGCCCGGAGTCTAGCACCCGCGCGATACCGGGCAAACCGCGCGTGACGGGATTTGTCATCGCCTTGCCCGTTGTCCGAGCCGGCCCGGGCCGCCATAGTCGGATCAGCAATTTCCGTCAGATCATTTCCGGGAGCCCCGCCATGACCAACCTGTTCCGTCCGCTTGCCCTCTCCGCCGCCCTTGCGCTGGCCCCGCTGGCCGCAACCGCCCAAGGCGGGCCAGCCGTCATCGACCAGTCCGACCCCGAGCATGTGGCCCGCCTCGCGGGCGTGCTCACCGGCATGGGCTTTAAGGTCTCGCCGCTGGGGCAGGACGGGCCCTGGGGCTTTCTGGCCGAGTACAGGGGCAGCAAGCTGGTGATCGCTCCGGTGGGCTGCCCCGAGGGCAAACCCTGCAATTTCCTGCGCATCGAGACCCGCTACACCTATCCCGCCGCCTTCGACGAGGCCGACATCGCCGATTTCAACCGCCGCGCCTGGTGCTGCAAGATGTCCCAGGTGGCGCCGGGACAGGTGCACCTGTCGCTGACCCTGCCCTACACCGCCGCCCTGCCCGAGCCCTACCTGCGCGAGAGCCTCGCCGTGCACTACGCGATGCACAACACCGCCTGGGACATGCTGACCGAGTGGCACGAGCGCGGGCCCGCGGTGGTCTCTGCCCCGGCAAAGCCGGCCCCCGCCGCCCCGGCCCCCGACAAGCCCAGCCTCGGCATCAGCGTCGGCAAGGCCGCGGTTGCCGGCGCCGCGCCCGCCGACAAGCCCGCGCTTGGCGTGGGCATCGGCAGCTTCAGCCTCGAGGATCTGATGGACTGAGTCTGCCCCGCTCCTCATTGGTCCTCGAAATATCCCGCGGGGTGTGGGGGTGTGAAACCCCCACCGGCCCGACGGCTCCGCCCGGTGCCTGGTCAGGCCTCCAGCTCGGCATCCCAGTAGAGATAGTCCATCCAGCTCTCGTGGAGGTAGTTCGGCGGAAAGCGGCGCCCCATGTTCATCAGCTCGCCCGCGCCCGGCGCGCGCGGCGGCTTGCGCAGGTGCATGCCCGTCTGGGCGAGCTGGCGCGACCCCTTGCGCAGGTTGCAGGGCGCGCAGGCGGCGACCACGTTTTCCCAGCTGGTGCGCCCTCCGCGCGCCCGCGGCACCACGTGATCGAAGGTCAGGTCGCCCCTCGCGCCGCAGTACTGGCACTGAAATTCGTCCCTCAGAAAAAGATTGAAGCGCGTGAATGCCACGCGCTTCTGGGGTTTGACGTAATCTTTCAGAACGACGACCGAGGGGATCCTGATCTCGGTGGAGGGACTTCGCACCACCTCGTCGTATTCGGCGATGATCGTCACCCTGTCGAGCCATGCGGCCTTGATGGCCTCCTGCCAGGGCCAGAGCGAAAGCGGGTAGTAGGAGAGCGGTCGGTAATCGGCGTTCAGCACCAGCGCGGGGTGGTGTTTGAGGTTCGTGGGTTCTCGAACGAATGCCGTCCTGAAGTCACCGTCCATCTGCCTGTTCTCCGTGCCCGTCTGCCTGTGCCGTCTGCCTGTCTTTGCCCGCGTCTCGCGCCTGAGTCTTTCCTCGACTATATCTGGGGTTTGCCCCTGCGCAAGCCCCGCAACATGCGGTGTTGCCTGAACAATTGCCCCGATTCCGTGACAGGGTCGTGACAGGGTCGCACAACCGCGCGACGCCGGTTATGCCGCAACGCCGCATCCGGCGGGGCCGTAGGCGGCGACGAGGACGGCGGACGCCGGGGTGAATCCGACCCGGCGCGCTCAGCCGTCCTTCAGCAGGAACTCCCGCAGGAAGGCGAAGGCCTGGCTCAGCCCTTCGGGCGCAATCCCGTGCGGCGTGCCCTCCATGGTGAAAGTGTAGACCGGAAAGCCCGCCTCGCTCAGAGCCTCGGCCGCAAGCCCCATGCTCTCGAAGGGCACCAGCGGGTCCTGGTCGCCATGGGCCAGCAGCACCGGAAAGGTGCTCTTCACCTCCGCCGTCAGCCGCTCCGGCTCGAGCAGCCGCCCGGAAAAGCCCACGACACCGGCGAAGGGTTCCGCGCGCCGGGGCGCGACGTGCAGGCTCAACATCGTGCCCTGCGAAAAGCCGACCAGCGCCACCTGGTCGGGGGTCACCCCTTCCTCGGCCAGCACCTTGTCGAGAAAGGCGTTCAGGTCTTCCACCGATTGCGCCATGCTGGTGGCCGCCTCCTGCTGGCTCGATCCGTCCATCATCGGGATCGGAAACCACTGGAAGCCCATCGGGTTGTTGCGGCAGGGCTCCGGCGCGTCGGGCGCCAGGAAGAGCGTGTCGGGCATATGCGCGCCGAGCGGCTGGGCCAGCCCGAGCAGGTCGTTTCCATCCGCTCCGTAGCCGTGCAGGAAAATCACCACCTGCTTCGTCCTGCCCGATTTCGGCGCGACCCGCCCGACCTTCAGCTCTCTGGGTGCCATCTACATCGTCCCTTCCCGGTTTTTCTCCACCCGGAAGTAGGCCCATAACAGCCGCGCCGCAACCGCCCGCCACGGGCTCCAGGCCTCGGCCATCTGCCGCAGCGCCTTTTCCGAGGGCCGCTCCGGCAGGCCGTAGAGCATCCGGGCGCTCTCCTGCAGGGCAAGGTCGTTCGGGGCGAACACGTCGGCCCGGCCGAGCGAGAACATCGCGTAGATCTCCGCCGTCCAGCGCCCGATGCCGGGCATCTGCGTCAGCACCGCGATCACTTCCTCGTCCGTCGCCCCACGCAGGGCGGCATAGTCGATCTCCGCCTCGGCCAGAGCGCGGGCATAGCGCACCTTGGGCCGCGAAAGCCCGACCGCGCGCAGCTCCTCCTCCGTCGCCGCCCGCACCCGTGCCGGATCGGCAAAACCCGCCGCCTCCACCCGGCCCCAGATCGCCGCCGCCGAGGCCACGCTCACCTGCTGGGAGACGATCGCCGACAGGAGCGCCTCGAACCCGTCGCCCCGCAGCCTCAGCGGCACCTCGCCGCAAGCCTCCAGCGCATGGGCCATCCTCGGGCAACTCGCGGCGAGCCATTGCGCCCCCTCGGCCACGCAGGCAGCGCCCTCGATGATCCGCCCCGGGCCCGCGCTCACAGCGCCTCCACCCAATCCATCGCCTGTTGCAGCGTTTCGGCCCGCGCCACCCCCTCCGGTTCGGGCGGGCGGGCGAGCATGGCCACCGGCAGGCCCATCGCGCGTGCGGCGTCGAGCTTGGGCCGCGCCCCCGCGCCGCCCGCGTTCTTGACCACCAGCCAGTCCACCTCGAGCCGCTGGAAGAGCTTCATCTCGTCGGCCATCGTGAAGGGCGGCACCGAGAGCAGGAACTCGCCCCCCTCGAAGGGGAACGGCCCGTCGGCGGCATCGAGCTGGCGGCAGATCACCCGGCGGCCCTCGAGGCAGGCAAAGCGCTCCAGCCCGGCCCGCCCGGTGCCGAGAAACACGCAGGCCCCCTCCGGGATCAGCCCCGCGCTCTCCTCGGGGGACGTGATCTCGGCCCAGTCGTCGCCGGGGCCCGGCACCCAGGGGGCGCGCTCGTGGTGCAGGAGCGGCAGGCCGAGCTCGATGCAGACGGCCGCCGTGCGGGCGGTGATGGCCTCGGCATAGGGGTGCGTCGCGTCGATCACCGCATCGGGCTTCCATTGGTCGAGAAACGCCCTGAACCCGGCCTCGCCGCCAAAGCCCCCCGCCGTCGCCGGCACCGGAAAGGCCCGCCCGCGCATCGCGCGCGCCAGCCGCACCTCCAGCGCGATCCCGTCGCGCCAGGCCAGCGCCTGGGCCAGCGCCCGGCTCTCTCCGCTGCCGCCCAGCAGGAGGATGCGTGTGTCGTGGTCCCTTGGCATGTCGCACCGGACCATAGGCGTGCCGCCCCGAGGGGCCAAGGGTGACGTGAGAGACAGACTGTTTGCCGCATGCCGCCGCGTCTTGCGCGGGGTCCGGCTTTGGGCTCTAACCGCGCCATGACCACCGCCGAAACCTCTCCCGCAGCCGATGACAGCAAGGCCCGCCGCAACGTTGCGGTGCTGGTCGCCGCCCAGGCCATCCTGGGCAGCCAGATGCCCATGATCTTCACCATCGGCGGGCTGGCGGGGCAGTCGCTGGCGCCCAACATCTGCTTCGCCACCCTGCCGATCTCGCTGATCGTTCTGGGCTCGATGCTCTCGGCCACGCCGCTCTCGGCGCTGATGCAGCGCTACGGGCGGCGCGCGGGCTTCTGGGCGGGCACGCTGGGCGGGGCCATCGGCGGCGCGATCGGCGCCTGGGGCCTCTACACCCAGAACTTCTACCTCTTCCTGCTCGGCTCGCTCTTCACCGGCATCTACATGTCGGCCCAGGGCTTCTACCGCTTCGCCGCCGCCGACACCGCCTCCGATGCCTTCCGGCCCAAGGCGATCAGCTACGTCATGGCCGGCGGCCTCGCCTCGGCCATCCTCGGCCCGCAGATCGTGAAGCTGACGGCCCAGGCCTATGTGATCCCCTTCCTTGGCACATATGCCGCCGTCATCGCGGTGAACGTGCTGGGCTCGCTGCTGTTTCTCTTCATCGACATCCCGCGCCCGCCGGTGCCGCCACACGACGCGCCGCGCGGCCGCAGCCGGATGGAGCTGCTGAGGACCCCGCGCATCGCCGTGGCGGTGATCTGCGGCATGGTCAGCTACGCGCTGATGAACCTGGTGATGACCTCCACGCCGCTCGCCGTCGTGGGCTGCGGCTTCGACACCGGCGACGCCGCCGATGTCGTCACCGCCCACGTGCTGGCGATGTTCGCGCCCTCCTTCTTCACCGGTCACCTGATCGCCCGCTTCGGGGTGGAAAAAATCATGGCCACCGGCCTCGTGATCCTCGCCGGCGCCGGGGCCGTGGGCCTCTCGGGCGTGGACCTCGAGCAGTTCTTCGTGGCGCTGGTGCTGCTGGGGCTCGGCTGGAACTTCGGCTTCATCGGCGCCACCTCGATGCTGGCAGGCGCCCATGCGCCGCACGAGCGCGGCCGGATGCAGGGCCTCAACGATCTCATCGTCTTCGGCGGCGTCACCGTGGCCTCGCTGGCCTCGGGCGGGCTGATGAACTGCTCCGGCGGCAGCGCCCAGGCGGGCTGGACCGCGGTGAACCTCGCCATGGCGCCCTTCCTCGCACTGGCAGGCGGCGCGCTGATCTGGCTGGTGCTGCGCCCGAAAGAGGCCTGACCGAGGCGCCGCATCGCCGGCGATGAGCGGCCGTACCGCAGGCAAGGCCCCGAAGAGCCGCCCTCAAGAGAAAAGGCCCGCCCCGAGGGACGGACCTTTCCCGGAGAGACCCGGGCCACCACGCCTCCGGGTTCTCCTGCCGGGTGAGGGGAAAGGGTTATACGCCGCTCACCGGCTGTCCGGAAATCCGCAGGATGGCGGGGAGGCCCCAGGCGGGGTCATCCACCCTGTCGTCTTCGGTCAGCATGCCGCTGGCCAGCTCGTCCTCGGGCGTCCAGCCCGGATCGGCGTTGACGAAGGCCCGGGGATCGCCCTTCAGCAGGCCCGCGAAGACCGCCGCCACGATGGTCGAGCCAAGGCGGCCCAGCCGCTCGCCGGCCTGCCCTTCGGCCTCCTTCAGGATGTAGTACCACAGCGCCGCGGGCTCGCCCTCGGCAAGGTTCACGGTGACCGGCACGTTGAGCTTGGCCGCCACGTCCGGGCCGGAGGGCAACTCCAGCGCCACACCCCGGATCAGGTTGCGCGCCGCCAGCCGGTTGGCCACCGCGCCGGGATTGCCGTCGTCCTCGCCGAGGAACAGCAGCGCATTGGCCAGCTTGGTGTCGATCTTGCGCGCCCGCTGCGGAAAGAAATCGGCCTGATTGCCCATGTCGAAGAACCAGTCCCACTGCACCGTCGTGACCGGCGTGCGGGGCCGGAACCCGCGCAGGTCGGGCTCGCCCGCGCCACCGGGGCCGGCGGTGGTGTTGTTGAACAGCGGCACCCGCTTGAGCTGGTTGTGGGTGAAGTTGGTCTGGTAGCCGTTGCGCACCATGGAATGTCCGAACCGGTAGGCCGCGACCGAGAACTCCAGCGGCATGAAGGGGTTGTACTCCCAGGAGTAGACGTCCTTCAGCCCGAGTTGCCACTGCACCCGGCCATCCTTGCCCTCGTCCTTCTGCAGCGCGGTATCGACCACCGTATCGACGCAGATGCGGCGAATGAAGTCGTTCCAGACGCAGTGCTGGTAGAGCCAGGTCAGCACCCGGCGCGCCTCCATGAAGGGGTCCGCCGCGCCTGCGGCCAGGGCCCGGTCGACCAGGGTGTTGTGCGCGCTCAGAAAGGCCAGCTGGATCTGGCTGACGATCGCGTTCTCGTCGTTGCGCATGTCGCCGATGATCGCGCGGCCCAGCGGGTTGCGCGGCAGGTCCGCGAGCCCGGTGCCCGCGATCTCGCCGATCAGGAACTTGGCGCCATCGTACATGTAGGGCTGGTCATGCGGGCCGGAGCCGTAGACGCAATCGAGATCGAGCCGCGGTGTCCGGAAGTTCTCGAGCCCCTCGGGGTCGGTCACCTCCACCCCCAGCGGGGTCGGGTCGAAGGTGATGTCATGGTCGACGAACTGGCCGAAGTAGGTGTAGCCGACCGGGATCGAGGAGCTGAACTCGGCCTCCAGCTCGTCGGTGATCGCATTGGCCTCGTCGGGCGTGAGGCCGGGGCGCTCCACCATGTGCTCGGCGGCGAAGGCGGCGAAATGCGCCTCGATCTGGTCGGGCGGCACGCCCGGCGGGGTCCAGGGGGTGAGCCCGGGGCAGATCCGGCCGAACCGGCCCTTGTAGAGTTTCGAGCGCGGCGCGAAGGCGGGGCGGGCGGGGCCTTTGGCATGTGACATTGCTGTAGTCCTCCTGTGACGGGCCACGCACGGGCGCAGCCTTGCTGGGGTGCGACGCCGGGCCTCGTGTCGGGGGGAAAACGGCTCTGCCCTGGGGCAGGCGAGGCCCTCTGCCCGGCGCCTGCGACGAGGAGTGCGCCCGGCTTGCCCTTGCGGCAACTTGAGCTGGAACACATTCACGCGGATGCACCGGAGCATTCACGCCACCGTCACGAAAGCCCCGGCCCGACCTCCGCGCTTTGTCGGAATTGCCTGGCCGTGCTAAGCTCGCCCGGCAACCCGGAGGCCCTCTAACCCGAAGGTATGACGACCATGAAAACCAAGACTGCCCTGGCCGCCCTCGCGCTGGCCTTCGCCCCCGTCCTCGCCCACGCCGAATGTGCCTCGAAGCACGAGGTCACGATGTCCTGCGCCGAGGGCACGGTCTGGGACGAGAAGACCTCGAGCTGCATCACGCCCACCGGCTGATGCGCCTCCCGCGGCGCGGCTGACTCCGCACCGCCGGTAACCCCGCCTTAATCCTCCCGCGCCTACTGTGGACAAGACGTTCATTGAGCAAGGCGCGAGGCGCTGATGTCCACTTCCCTCTCCCCGCTTCCCGGCGGGCTCGGTGATTTTGGCACCGGATCCGGCGGTGCGCCCTCGAGCGGCGGCCTGCCCGCGCGGGCCGGGGCCAGCGGCGGCAGTCGCGCTCTTGGCGCCAGGCTCACCCGCCGCCAGAAGGTCGCCATCCTCGTCCGCCTCATGGTCAACGGCGGCGCCAGGCTGCCGCTCGCCGACTGGCCCGACGGCATGCAGACCGCGCTGACCGAGGCCATGGGCCAGCTCCGGATGGTCGATCATGACACGCTCTCCGAGGTGATCGAGGAGTTCGAGCAGGAGCTCGACCGCGTGGCGCTCTGCTTTCCCGGCGCGATGGCCGGCGCGCTGGGCCTGCTCGACGGGCACATCTCGCCGCTCACCGCCGCCCGTTTGCGCCGCGAGGCCGGCGTGGCCGCCAGGGGCGACCCCTGGGAGCGGATATCGGGGCTCGACGCCGCCAGGCTGCTGCCGGTTCTGGAGGAGGAGAGCGTGGAGGTCGGCGCCGTGGTGCTGTCCAAGCTGCCCACCGGCAAGGCCGCCGAGGTGCTGGGCAAGCTGCCCGGCGAGAAGGCCCGGCGCATCACCCACGCCATGTCGCGCACCGGCAAGGTCGCGCCCGAGACGGTCGCGCGCATCGGCATCACCCTGTCGGCCCAGTTCGATGCCCAGCCCGTCACCGCCTTCCAGAGCGGCCCGGTCGAGCGGGTCGCCGCCGTGCTCAACTTCTCGCCCTCCGCCACCCGCGACGATGTTCTCAAGGGCCTGGAGGAGGAGGATGCCGAATTTGCCGAGGAGGTGAAGAAGGCGATCTTCACCTTCGCCAACATCGCCGACCGTCTGGCCGCCCGCGACATCCCCAAGATCACCCGCGGCATCGACCAGGCCGTGCTTGTCACCGCGCTGGCCGCCGCCAGCGGCGCCGCCGAGCGCTCCCGCGACCACATCCTCGACAACATGTCCAAGCGCATGGCCGAGAGCCTGCGCGAGGAGATGGCCGAGAAGGGCAAGGTCAAGGAGAAGGACGGGGAAGAGGCCATGACTGCCGTCGTGGCCGAGATCCGCCGGCTCGAGGCCGAGGGCGAGATCATCCTGCTCTCCCCCGACGAGGAGCCGTGATCGCGCAGGCGGCCGCCCTGCCCCGGCGCCCCTGCCCGGCCGCTCCCGCCGCGCCGTCACGCCGCCCGGCTCTTCCCTTCCCGCCGCCTCGCCGCTAACCCTGTTCCACCACCGGGGAGAGCGCCGCATGGCCGCCACTGAGAACGACGCACCGCAGGGCACGGCAGCCGACTGGCTGACCGACAAGCTCCTGCGCGGCTTCATCGGCGGCGCCCGCCTGCTGCCCTATGCCACCCGCATCCCCGCCTTCGGCAAGCTCACCCGCAGCGTCATCGGGCCGCTGGCGGGCTACGGCAAGCGCGCCCAGGCCAACCTCGCCTATGTCTGGCCCGACATGGACGCCCCGGCCCGCGCCTCGCTGGCCGCGCGCGTCTGCGAAAACGCAGGCCGGGTGCTAATGGAGAACTACTCCAACCCCGAGTTCTTTGCCCGCGCCTCGACCTTCCCCCTCTCCGGCCCGGGCCTGCCCGCGCTGCAAGAGGCACGCGCCAGCGGCCGCCCGGTGATCGCGGTGACCGGCCATTTCGGCAACTACGAGGCCGCACGGGCCAAGCTCAACACCAGCGGCTACCACTTCGGCGGGCTCTACCGGCCCATGGCCAATGCCTTCTTCAACCAGCACTACGTGGAGACGATGG encodes:
- the zwf gene encoding glucose-6-phosphate dehydrogenase gives rise to the protein MVSRVIPVDPFDLVIFGGTGDLARRKILPGLYRRMASGQMPKEARIIGAARSELDRAGYQQMVKEAIEEFGDPRHKSDVAGVGDFLERLDYVAIDAKGEGGWPELKGLMRDGVVKAFYFSVGPSLFGDLAERLKSHGIAGDDARIVVEKPFGHDLGSARALNASLAAHFEEHQIYRIDHYLGKETVQNLMAVRFGNMLFEPLWNSQYVDHIQITVAETVGVGGRGSYYDKSGAMRDMVQNHLMQLLCLIAMEPPAKFDPDAVRDEKLKVIRALDEVDPHHIVRGQYDKGPDGPGYRDDVEDARSRTESYVAMKVGISNWRWAGTPFYLRTGKRLRARASEIAVVFKDTPHSIFGPEAGLHRNILTIRLQPNEGMELGVTIKEPGPGGMRLMDVPLDMSFADALGPDAEDVPDAYERLIMDVIRGNQTLFMRGDEVEAAWAWTDPIIQGWIDRHDVPKPYDAGSSGPDDALALMHRDGRKWRDIKV
- a CDS encoding HNH endonuclease; translation: MDGDFRTAFVREPTNLKHHPALVLNADYRPLSYYPLSLWPWQEAIKAAWLDRVTIIAEYDEVVRSPSTEIRIPSVVVLKDYVKPQKRVAFTRFNLFLRDEFQCQYCGARGDLTFDHVVPRARGGRTSWENVVAACAPCNLRKGSRQLAQTGMHLRKPPRAPGAGELMNMGRRFPPNYLHESWMDYLYWDAELEA
- a CDS encoding alpha/beta hydrolase produces the protein MAPRELKVGRVAPKSGRTKQVVIFLHGYGADGNDLLGLAQPLGAHMPDTLFLAPDAPEPCRNNPMGFQWFPIPMMDGSSQQEAATSMAQSVEDLNAFLDKVLAEEGVTPDQVALVGFSQGTMLSLHVAPRRAEPFAGVVGFSGRLLEPERLTAEVKSTFPVLLAHGDQDPLVPFESMGLAAEALSEAGFPVYTFTMEGTPHGIAPEGLSQAFAFLREFLLKDG
- a CDS encoding DNA-3-methyladenine glycosylase family protein, producing the protein MSAGPGRIIEGAACVAEGAQWLAASCPRMAHALEACGEVPLRLRGDGFEALLSAIVSQQVSVASAAAIWGRVEAAGFADPARVRAATEEELRAVGLSRPKVRYARALAEAEIDYAALRGATDEEVIAVLTQMPGIGRWTAEIYAMFSLGRADVFAPNDLALQESARMLYGLPERPSEKALRQMAEAWSPWRAVAARLLWAYFRVEKNREGTM
- a CDS encoding precorrin-6A/cobalt-precorrin-6A reductase, which produces MPRDHDTRILLLGGSGESRALAQALAWRDGIALEVRLARAMRGRAFPVPATAGGFGGEAGFRAFLDQWKPDAVIDATHPYAEAITARTAAVCIELGLPLLHHERAPWVPGPGDDWAEITSPEESAGLIPEGACVFLGTGRAGLERFACLEGRRVICRQLDAADGPFPFEGGEFLLSVPPFTMADEMKLFQRLEVDWLVVKNAGGAGARPKLDAARAMGLPVAMLARPPEPEGVARAETLQQAMDWVEAL
- a CDS encoding MFS transporter; this encodes MTTAETSPAADDSKARRNVAVLVAAQAILGSQMPMIFTIGGLAGQSLAPNICFATLPISLIVLGSMLSATPLSALMQRYGRRAGFWAGTLGGAIGGAIGAWGLYTQNFYLFLLGSLFTGIYMSAQGFYRFAAADTASDAFRPKAISYVMAGGLASAILGPQIVKLTAQAYVIPFLGTYAAVIAVNVLGSLLFLFIDIPRPPVPPHDAPRGRSRMELLRTPRIAVAVICGMVSYALMNLVMTSTPLAVVGCGFDTGDAADVVTAHVLAMFAPSFFTGHLIARFGVEKIMATGLVILAGAGAVGLSGVDLEQFFVALVLLGLGWNFGFIGATSMLAGAHAPHERGRMQGLNDLIVFGGVTVASLASGGLMNCSGGSAQAGWTAVNLAMAPFLALAGGALIWLVLRPKEA
- a CDS encoding peroxidase family protein, giving the protein MSHAKGPARPAFAPRSKLYKGRFGRICPGLTPWTPPGVPPDQIEAHFAAFAAEHMVERPGLTPDEANAITDELEAEFSSSIPVGYTYFGQFVDHDITFDPTPLGVEVTDPEGLENFRTPRLDLDCVYGSGPHDQPYMYDGAKFLIGEIAGTGLADLPRNPLGRAIIGDMRNDENAIVSQIQLAFLSAHNTLVDRALAAGAADPFMEARRVLTWLYQHCVWNDFIRRICVDTVVDTALQKDEGKDGRVQWQLGLKDVYSWEYNPFMPLEFSVAAYRFGHSMVRNGYQTNFTHNQLKRVPLFNNTTAGPGGAGEPDLRGFRPRTPVTTVQWDWFFDMGNQADFFPQRARKIDTKLANALLFLGEDDGNPGAVANRLAARNLIRGVALELPSGPDVAAKLNVPVTVNLAEGEPAALWYYILKEAEGQAGERLGRLGSTIVAAVFAGLLKGDPRAFVNADPGWTPEDELASGMLTEDDRVDDPAWGLPAILRISGQPVSGV
- a CDS encoding chitin-binding domain-containing protein is translated as MKTKTALAALALAFAPVLAHAECASKHEVTMSCAEGTVWDEKTSSCITPTG
- a CDS encoding flagellar motor switch protein FliG, which translates into the protein MSTSLSPLPGGLGDFGTGSGGAPSSGGLPARAGASGGSRALGARLTRRQKVAILVRLMVNGGARLPLADWPDGMQTALTEAMGQLRMVDHDTLSEVIEEFEQELDRVALCFPGAMAGALGLLDGHISPLTAARLRREAGVAARGDPWERISGLDAARLLPVLEEESVEVGAVVLSKLPTGKAAEVLGKLPGEKARRITHAMSRTGKVAPETVARIGITLSAQFDAQPVTAFQSGPVERVAAVLNFSPSATRDDVLKGLEEEDAEFAEEVKKAIFTFANIADRLAARDIPKITRGIDQAVLVTALAAASGAAERSRDHILDNMSKRMAESLREEMAEKGKVKEKDGEEAMTAVVAEIRRLEAEGEIILLSPDEEP
- a CDS encoding lysophospholipid acyltransferase family protein gives rise to the protein MAATENDAPQGTAADWLTDKLLRGFIGGARLLPYATRIPAFGKLTRSVIGPLAGYGKRAQANLAYVWPDMDAPARASLAARVCENAGRVLMENYSNPEFFARASTFPLSGPGLPALQEARASGRPVIAVTGHFGNYEAARAKLNTSGYHFGGLYRPMANAFFNQHYVETMEAVGRPVFPQGRAGTMAFIRHLKAGGMLIILHDVHAWRGEVIDFLGRPARTATSAADMSLRYDALMVPIYATRLNGGLDYAIEIEAPIPHSDARAMTEAATRSLEDRIEANPEQWFWIHRRWKVGR